A stretch of Blautia liquoris DNA encodes these proteins:
- a CDS encoding glycoside hydrolase family 43 protein has translation MEWKILQNETQKLPADGNDYSVKATAKTCTSLNWFGILFCADSLHSPKSGYLFRLMDDGHTELLRFSDEPKNTTKLQTRIGETPIDGHSYQLRIEKSGSVYRGYIRDVTDEKLTDSQDTGEEPWPVFEFPLKAARGRLAAVVGDTVLDNSEHKTKTGLQIESCDSTNTTGCAIKTYQNPILAGYADPDVLYYQGTYYLYATSSTLKTGYEAYASKDLVNWEYAGVVMGEAWGMGQCYWAPDIMERNGKFYILASVNEHLGIATSDSPLGPFVPEPNYLFDKSIDGHFLIDDDGSVYIYYVSWREEKTYALYGMKMENDCVTPILSTETLLIEAKEEWECQKAPVAEAPYIIKHKGKYYLTYSGSHYESKGYAVGYATSDQPLGPYKKYEANPILSYHYLVHGPGHHCIVTSPDGRDLFILYHTHHDTKEVQPRSLCIDRMRFTSVSGKEDKLEVYGPTVTPQPYPLLRE, from the coding sequence ATGGAGTGGAAAATACTACAAAACGAAACGCAAAAGCTTCCGGCAGACGGCAATGATTATTCTGTGAAAGCCACCGCCAAAACGTGTACTTCTCTCAACTGGTTCGGCATCCTATTCTGTGCTGACTCTCTGCACTCACCGAAAAGTGGATATCTTTTTCGATTGATGGATGACGGACACACAGAGCTCTTAAGATTTTCAGATGAGCCTAAAAATACGACCAAACTTCAGACGAGGATCGGAGAGACTCCCATAGACGGCCATTCTTACCAGCTGAGAATTGAGAAATCCGGGTCAGTCTACAGAGGTTATATTAGAGACGTTACAGATGAAAAATTGACAGACAGTCAAGACACAGGCGAAGAGCCCTGGCCGGTATTTGAGTTTCCACTTAAAGCTGCGAGGGGCCGTCTGGCAGCAGTTGTGGGTGATACCGTCTTGGATAATTCAGAACACAAAACCAAGACAGGCCTACAGATCGAAAGTTGTGACAGCACGAATACGACTGGATGCGCTATAAAAACATACCAAAATCCCATTCTGGCGGGCTATGCCGATCCGGATGTGCTGTATTATCAGGGCACTTATTATCTGTACGCAACATCTTCGACCTTAAAAACAGGCTACGAAGCTTATGCTTCCAAAGATCTGGTAAACTGGGAATATGCAGGTGTTGTCATGGGTGAAGCCTGGGGAATGGGGCAGTGCTACTGGGCTCCGGACATCATGGAGCGAAATGGGAAATTTTATATTCTTGCATCGGTAAATGAGCATCTGGGTATCGCCACCTCAGATTCACCGCTCGGTCCTTTCGTGCCCGAACCGAATTATCTCTTTGACAAGAGCATCGACGGACATTTTCTGATCGATGATGACGGTTCTGTCTACATCTACTATGTGTCCTGGCGCGAAGAAAAAACTTATGCATTATACGGAATGAAGATGGAGAATGACTGTGTGACACCCATCCTTTCTACCGAAACACTTCTCATCGAAGCAAAAGAGGAATGGGAATGCCAGAAAGCGCCAGTGGCGGAAGCACCTTACATCATTAAACACAAGGGAAAATATTATCTTACATATTCGGGAAGCCATTATGAGAGCAAGGGATATGCCGTGGGCTATGCCACTTCTGATCAGCCCTTGGGACCTTATAAGAAATATGAAGCAAATCCGATCCTTTCCTATCATTATCTCGTACATGGACCCGGACATCACTGCATCGTGACCTCTCCGGACGGGAGGGATCTCTTTATTCTGTATCATACGCATCACGATACGAAGGAAGTTCAGCCGAGAAGTCTTTGCATCGACCGTATGCGTTTCACATCCGTTTCCGGAAAAGAGGACAAACTGGAAGTATACGGACCGACAGTGACCCCACAGCCATATCCCCTGTTGAGAGAATGA
- a CDS encoding HelD family protein, translated as MEKNQSELAFEKYRLEETILLAESQLKQARLDNEGNSEEIVFLKKEMRENSAHSITNLWNSQNFEDLIELSQYQNPITEKLLDYEKIANKITILKKVIDSPYFARIDFRFDDEDSFDKIYIGLSSLKEDDTKDILVYDWRAPIASMFYRFSSGSALYEAPVGKITGEIGLKRQYEIKKSKLEYFFDADVQIADEFLRKMLAQNTSSKMKTIVETIQKEQDVVIRDMEYDLMMVQGAAGSGKTSIALHRAAYLMYQGSSSSLSANNIIVISPSTIFEQYISDVLPELGEDNVISVVFDEILSDVLQCRCLQTKNQFLEIMMTNSCYERTMKDSLQFKTSPEFLKILDRFIDDLPYRWIDFEDLYYGEKCIAEKEELREILLKGRKTTSLGFRLNQAAEFALEAAKEYHREHENQAEYMKIKEEIRRLTELNIPCLYSKMFEDAMYFHHLAKDIELPCDIRNIMEFTQDNLISNRFYYDDAAAAVWLKLKIYGTDKYRGIKQVVVDEAQDYYPLHYEILKLLFPDAKYTILGDMNQTLEKKEDLSLYENIGKILNKKKATLVTMDKSYRSTNQILKFASRFIQETSAMESFNRDGDKPEIHPASDGFELCGKIISEVKLCLDAGYQSVGLLCKTEKNASFLYEILKGKLKIHLIKDETAENVEGVFIIPVYLSKGLEFDAVLICDTDSENYKSEEDKTLLYIASTRALHRLNLFCKGEISHLL; from the coding sequence ATGGAGAAGAATCAATCGGAATTAGCTTTTGAAAAATACAGGCTGGAAGAAACAATTTTACTGGCTGAAAGCCAACTTAAACAGGCGAGGCTTGATAATGAGGGGAATAGTGAAGAAATTGTCTTCTTAAAAAAGGAAATGAGGGAGAATTCTGCCCATTCGATAACAAATCTTTGGAACAGTCAGAACTTTGAAGATTTAATAGAGTTGAGCCAGTATCAAAATCCGATCACAGAAAAGCTTTTAGACTATGAGAAAATAGCCAATAAGATTACAATATTGAAAAAGGTGATTGACTCACCATATTTTGCACGAATTGACTTCAGGTTTGATGATGAGGATTCGTTTGATAAAATATATATAGGACTTTCTTCTTTAAAAGAAGACGATACAAAAGATATTTTGGTGTATGACTGGAGGGCGCCGATAGCAAGTATGTTTTACCGCTTTTCGTCCGGTTCGGCACTGTATGAAGCTCCGGTTGGGAAGATAACGGGAGAAATTGGGTTAAAACGTCAGTATGAAATCAAAAAAAGTAAATTGGAATATTTCTTTGATGCGGACGTTCAAATCGCAGACGAATTTTTGAGGAAAATGTTGGCTCAAAATACTTCCTCAAAAATGAAAACTATCGTAGAGACGATACAAAAAGAGCAGGATGTTGTAATCCGAGATATGGAATATGATTTAATGATGGTGCAAGGGGCAGCGGGAAGTGGGAAAACCTCCATTGCACTTCACAGAGCAGCTTATCTGATGTATCAAGGGTCATCGTCCAGTTTATCTGCCAATAATATCATCGTTATATCTCCAAGCACTATATTTGAACAGTACATTTCCGATGTTCTGCCTGAATTGGGTGAAGATAATGTGATATCAGTCGTGTTTGACGAAATCCTTTCTGATGTTCTACAGTGCAGGTGTCTGCAGACAAAAAATCAATTTCTGGAGATAATGATGACAAATTCTTGCTATGAGAGGACAATGAAAGACAGCCTGCAATTTAAGACCTCTCCTGAGTTTTTGAAAATATTAGACAGATTTATTGACGATTTACCGTATAGATGGATCGATTTTGAAGATTTATATTATGGTGAAAAATGCATCGCCGAAAAAGAAGAGCTAAGGGAAATACTTTTGAAGGGCAGAAAAACCACTTCTCTGGGGTTTCGATTAAATCAGGCAGCGGAATTTGCTTTGGAAGCAGCAAAAGAGTATCACAGGGAGCACGAAAATCAAGCGGAATACATGAAAATAAAAGAAGAAATTCGAAGATTGACTGAACTGAATATTCCATGTCTTTACAGCAAGATGTTTGAGGATGCGATGTATTTCCATCATCTGGCAAAGGACATAGAACTTCCCTGCGATATCAGGAATATCATGGAGTTTACGCAGGATAACTTAATATCTAATAGATTCTATTATGATGATGCAGCAGCAGCTGTCTGGCTGAAACTTAAGATATATGGTACAGATAAATACAGGGGCATAAAGCAAGTCGTGGTCGATGAAGCCCAAGACTATTATCCGCTTCATTATGAAATATTAAAGCTTTTGTTTCCAGATGCAAAGTATACAATTCTGGGGGATATGAATCAGACGCTGGAAAAGAAAGAAGACTTGTCTTTGTATGAGAACATAGGTAAAATCTTGAATAAGAAGAAAGCTACACTTGTCACAATGGATAAAAGCTATCGAAGCACAAACCAAATCCTTAAATTCGCTTCGAGATTTATTCAGGAAACATCCGCAATGGAAAGCTTTAATCGAGATGGAGATAAACCTGAGATTCATCCTGCCTCAGATGGGTTTGAACTATGTGGGAAGATTATTTCAGAAGTTAAGTTGTGTTTGGATGCAGGATATCAGTCGGTCGGGCTGCTATGTAAAACAGAAAAGAATGCTTCTTTCCTATATGAAATTTTAAAAGGGAAATTGAAGATCCATTTAATCAAAGACGAGACGGCAGAGAATGTAGAGGGTGTATTTATTATCCCTGTGTATTTATCGAAGGGGCTTGAATTTGATGCAGTCCTGATCTGCGACACAGATAGCGAGAATTATAAGAGTGAGGAAGATAAAACCCTTTTATACATTGCCTCCACGAGGGCACTTCACAGATTGAATTTATTTTGTAAAGGAGAAATCAGCCATTTACTGTAA
- a CDS encoding glutaminase domain-containing protein, which translates to MKIMKTASVPLVTHDPYFSVWSPSDHLYDADTVHWSRIPQRMYGSLKVDSETYFFMGNHDDNKVLAQTGMELTATSTIYYFENEDVKLSAQFTSPILLDDPLLVSRPCTYVDFVIEKKRDLEVSLNLEITADLVRYTKGKIIGGNHQASLPSGGSFHYSSMSKANQTPLGHSGDNITIDWGSLYLASDSEDTQIVFDSEEERLKGSTVICDQKEKVSFVIAYDDLLSIYYFGNWKKAYWTEKYATILDAIAASFEDREIVLMKARQFDQWLEETAKKSGGKDYAYLCNLSYRQSIAAHKLITDENGEIIFLSKENDSNGCIGTVDVSYPSVPLYLLHNTEYVKGMLRPVFRFSRLPVWEFDFAPHDVGRYPYASGQVYGLKDHKDEYDGENGNIPPFYYQFPKGCDVYEHHFQMPVEECGNMLIMTAAACLLDKNADFALPYMDSLKQWAKYLIDYGDDPGEQLCTDDFAGHLSHNVNLSAKAIVGIEAYAQILRLAGSEKDYETYHEKAKTMAKSWEDRAFDKDHYRLTFDGEGSWSLKYNTIWDKFFKSGLFSDQLYQMEIEYYLKKNQKYGVPLDNRKAYTKSDWILWSAAITDDPEKRKQLIEPVAEYQRETKSRIPFSDWYDTKSGKQCGFIARSVQGGIFMPILMDMT; encoded by the coding sequence ATGAAAATAATGAAAACAGCCAGTGTACCATTGGTTACGCACGATCCATATTTCTCGGTCTGGTCACCATCAGATCATCTTTATGACGCGGATACTGTGCATTGGAGCAGAATACCGCAGAGAATGTATGGGAGTCTGAAAGTGGACAGTGAAACATATTTTTTTATGGGAAACCACGATGACAATAAAGTACTTGCGCAGACAGGTATGGAGCTTACGGCGACATCTACAATTTATTATTTTGAAAACGAAGATGTAAAGCTTAGCGCACAGTTTACCTCTCCGATTTTGCTGGACGACCCACTTTTGGTGTCAAGACCATGTACCTATGTGGATTTTGTAATTGAAAAGAAACGAGACTTAGAAGTAAGCTTAAACCTGGAAATAACAGCAGATCTTGTCAGGTATACCAAGGGAAAGATAATCGGTGGAAACCATCAGGCTTCTCTTCCATCCGGTGGCAGTTTTCATTACTCCTCTATGAGTAAGGCAAATCAGACTCCCCTCGGTCACAGTGGAGACAACATCACCATTGATTGGGGATCCCTGTATCTCGCTTCCGATTCGGAAGACACACAGATTGTGTTTGACAGTGAAGAGGAGCGCTTAAAGGGCAGCACTGTAATTTGCGATCAAAAGGAGAAGGTATCTTTTGTGATCGCTTACGACGATTTGTTGTCGATCTATTATTTTGGAAACTGGAAGAAGGCTTATTGGACAGAAAAATATGCAACGATCCTTGATGCGATCGCGGCAAGCTTCGAGGACAGAGAAATCGTTTTAATGAAAGCACGGCAATTTGACCAGTGGCTGGAAGAGACGGCAAAGAAGTCCGGTGGAAAAGATTATGCTTACCTGTGCAATCTCAGCTATAGGCAGAGTATCGCCGCACACAAGCTGATCACAGATGAAAACGGGGAAATCATCTTCCTTTCCAAGGAAAATGATTCGAATGGGTGTATTGGAACCGTGGACGTCAGTTATCCTTCGGTTCCTCTGTATCTGCTTCATAATACCGAATATGTGAAAGGAATGCTCAGACCGGTCTTTCGGTTCAGCCGGCTTCCGGTTTGGGAATTTGACTTCGCACCGCATGACGTTGGTCGTTATCCTTATGCGTCCGGTCAGGTCTATGGACTGAAAGATCATAAAGATGAGTACGACGGTGAAAATGGAAACATACCTCCTTTTTATTATCAATTCCCGAAAGGGTGTGACGTCTACGAGCATCACTTCCAGATGCCGGTGGAAGAGTGTGGGAATATGCTGATTATGACAGCCGCCGCCTGCCTTCTGGATAAAAATGCGGATTTTGCCCTTCCCTATATGGATAGTCTAAAGCAATGGGCGAAGTATCTGATTGATTATGGTGATGATCCGGGAGAGCAGCTCTGCACGGATGATTTCGCAGGCCACCTTTCACATAATGTCAATCTCTCTGCAAAGGCGATTGTGGGGATCGAAGCTTATGCACAGATCTTGAGACTTGCAGGAAGCGAAAAAGATTATGAGACCTATCACGAAAAAGCAAAAACTATGGCAAAAAGCTGGGAAGATCGTGCATTTGACAAAGATCATTATCGATTGACCTTCGACGGTGAAGGCAGCTGGAGCTTAAAATATAATACGATCTGGGATAAGTTCTTCAAGAGCGGTCTCTTTTCCGATCAGCTGTATCAGATGGAGATAGAATATTATCTTAAGAAAAACCAGAAGTATGGTGTCCCACTTGACAACAGAAAGGCCTATACAAAGAGTGACTGGATTTTGTGGTCGGCGGCAATTACGGATGATCCGGAGAAGAGAAAACAACTCATTGAACCAGTGGCAGAATATCAAAGAGAGACCAAGTCGCGAATTCCATTTTCAGACTGGTATGACACGAAGAGCGGAAAACAGTGTGGATTTATTGCTCGAAGCGTACAGGGTGGAATCTTCATGCCAATACTGATGGACATGACCTGA
- a CDS encoding ArsR/SmtB family transcription factor, whose translation MKVNKKRINLGLDNKEQIVLVGKAISSDVRLHILEYLIDQSANVSEIANAFQIPLSSAALHVKVLEEAGMITATEKPGVRGSQKVCGIAFEDIYFNAFRHKANHENIKEYHFPMGIGNYYDCKVNENCGIISDTTYLGVEDSPYGFYAENRHEAQLIWFASGNLEYRFPNYMIKKGKIHEISFSFEVCSEAPGFQNDWPSDITIWVNGKEISTIYSRGDFGGRRGHLNPDWWSDTMTQYGELQTIRINEKGCFDDLRKSSDETLNTLKIADGYYISFKIGVKPDTENLGGMNLFGEKFGDFAQGIIMSVKMENNEDDEI comes from the coding sequence ATGAAAGTCAACAAGAAAAGAATTAATCTGGGATTGGACAATAAAGAGCAGATTGTACTTGTGGGAAAAGCGATATCATCTGATGTGAGACTTCATATTTTAGAATATCTGATTGATCAGTCAGCGAATGTAAGTGAAATTGCGAATGCCTTCCAGATTCCTTTGTCTTCTGCGGCCTTACATGTGAAAGTGCTGGAAGAGGCAGGTATGATTACAGCTACTGAAAAACCAGGGGTGAGAGGTTCACAGAAGGTCTGCGGGATCGCATTTGAAGATATTTATTTTAATGCGTTTCGACATAAAGCCAATCATGAAAATATAAAAGAATATCATTTTCCCATGGGAATCGGAAATTATTATGACTGCAAGGTGAATGAAAATTGCGGGATCATAAGTGACACCACCTACCTTGGAGTTGAGGATTCACCTTATGGGTTTTATGCTGAGAATCGTCATGAGGCTCAGCTAATCTGGTTTGCATCGGGAAATCTGGAGTATCGTTTTCCTAACTACATGATAAAAAAAGGCAAGATACATGAAATATCATTTTCCTTTGAAGTATGCTCTGAAGCTCCGGGATTTCAAAATGACTGGCCGTCTGATATCACGATATGGGTTAACGGAAAGGAGATCTCTACCATATATTCCAGGGGTGATTTTGGAGGCAGAAGAGGTCATCTCAATCCTGACTGGTGGAGTGATACGATGACGCAGTATGGGGAACTGCAGACGATACGCATCAATGAAAAAGGATGCTTTGATGATTTGAGAAAAAGTTCAGATGAAACATTGAATACACTTAAAATAGCGGATGGATATTATATTAGTTTTAAAATTGGCGTAAAGCCGGATACTGAGAATCTCGGAGGTATGAATTTATTTGGGGAAAAGTTTGGAGACTTTGCACAAGGTATTATCATGAGTGTAAAGATGGAGAACAATGAGGATGACGAAATATAA
- a CDS encoding sugar phosphate isomerase/epimerase family protein has translation MKISTLTDHIAKIYGEKETIRILADIGYDCYDFSMFDIGENNHPIGGERYVEYVKELRETADEVGIVCNQSHAPFPSYIPGDDAFNQRMFPLLVRAIEVTGMLGGTNVIIHPAIYPNDIGDGDSRCCWETNMKLYHDLLPFAKKYHVKIALENMFNWDRESDTALPAACSSPDDFVSYLDALDPDYFMACLDIGHAAMQKRENNTPTDMILALGHDRLHALHVHDNDLIHDLHTLPFTQKIEWDKVMRALKEIDYDGVFTFEADSFLRQFPDELVCDASRFMLKVGRYLVGTFQD, from the coding sequence ATGAAGATTTCAACACTAACTGATCATATTGCAAAGATTTATGGAGAAAAAGAGACAATTCGCATTCTTGCGGATATTGGGTATGACTGTTATGATTTTTCGATGTTTGACATTGGGGAGAATAATCACCCGATTGGCGGAGAACGTTATGTGGAGTATGTAAAAGAACTCCGGGAGACGGCAGATGAAGTGGGCATTGTGTGTAATCAGTCGCATGCACCGTTTCCGAGTTATATTCCCGGGGATGATGCATTCAATCAACGAATGTTTCCTCTTCTGGTTCGGGCGATCGAAGTAACCGGGATGCTGGGCGGAACCAATGTTATCATACATCCGGCCATTTATCCGAACGACATAGGAGACGGTGATTCCCGCTGCTGTTGGGAGACAAACATGAAACTGTATCATGATCTGCTTCCGTTCGCGAAAAAGTACCATGTGAAAATTGCCCTGGAAAATATGTTTAATTGGGATAGGGAGTCAGACACCGCATTACCCGCAGCCTGTTCCAGCCCGGATGATTTTGTTTCATATCTCGATGCACTTGATCCAGACTATTTTATGGCATGCCTTGATATCGGCCATGCGGCGATGCAAAAGAGAGAAAACAATACACCGACTGATATGATTCTTGCACTTGGACATGACCGCCTGCACGCATTACATGTACATGACAATGATTTGATACATGATTTGCACACTCTTCCGTTTACTCAAAAGATTGAGTGGGACAAAGTTATGAGGGCGCTTAAAGAGATCGATTATGATGGGGTGTTTACGTTTGAAGCAGATTCTTTCCTCAGGCAGTTTCCAGACGAACTTGTCTGTGACGCTTCCAGATTTATGCTGAAAGTAGGAAGATACCTTGTTGGAACGTTCCAGGACTAA
- a CDS encoding Tex family protein: protein MDMNKILADELDVREQQVEAAVKLIDEGNTIPFISRYRKEATGSLNDEILRNLYDRLTYLRNLEDRKEQVLSSIEEQGKLTEKLKKEIQSAQTLVVVEDLYRPYKPKRRTRATIAKEKGLQPLASIIMLQMTDRSLEEEAACYLSEENGVASVKDAIAGACDIIAEEISDQAEYRAKIRRTTMKQGMIVSTAKDENASSVYEMYYNFEEAVSKIAGHRILALNRGEKEKILTVKVMAPEDDILRSLEHKVIVHDNPNTTPVLKTTIADAYTRLIAPAIEREVRSELTEKAEDGAIKVFGKNLEQLLMQPPIEGHVVLGWDPAFRTGCKLAVVDSTGKVLDTKVVYPTAPTNETKIRAAKEAVINMIKKYNITLISVGNGTASRESEQVIVDMLKEIKEPVQYVITNEAGASVYSASKLATEEFPNFDVGQRSAASIARRVQDPLAELVKIDPKSIGVGQYQHDMNQKKLGEALTGVVEDCVNKVGVDLNTASAPLMEYISGISKTVAKNIVEYREKNGKFTNRRQLLKVSKLGPKAYEQCAGFMRINDGTNPLDASSVHPESYEAVEKLFDKLGLQTEQILDGTALYFIPDYKKMAKDLGIGEITLRDIVNELKKPGRDPRDEMPKPILRTDVLEMKDLKEGMILKGTVRNVIDFGAFVDIGVHQDGLVHISQISKRYIKHPLEVVSVGDIVEVKVISIDLLKNRIGLSMII from the coding sequence ATGGATATGAATAAGATACTCGCAGATGAACTGGATGTGAGAGAACAGCAGGTTGAAGCTGCTGTTAAACTGATCGATGAGGGGAATACCATCCCGTTTATTTCAAGATACAGGAAAGAGGCTACGGGGTCTTTGAATGATGAGATTCTCCGTAATCTTTATGACAGACTAACTTATCTTAGAAATCTGGAAGATCGCAAAGAACAAGTACTCTCAAGTATTGAAGAACAGGGAAAGCTGACAGAAAAACTGAAAAAAGAGATTCAGTCGGCACAGACCCTGGTTGTGGTTGAAGATTTATACCGTCCATATAAGCCTAAGAGACGGACCAGGGCAACAATAGCAAAGGAAAAAGGCCTGCAGCCTCTGGCATCCATTATTATGCTTCAGATGACAGACAGATCTCTGGAAGAAGAGGCAGCTTGCTATCTGTCAGAGGAAAATGGTGTTGCCTCTGTAAAGGATGCAATTGCAGGAGCGTGTGATATTATAGCAGAAGAGATCTCCGATCAGGCTGAGTACAGGGCAAAAATTCGCAGAACAACCATGAAGCAGGGGATGATTGTCTCGACTGCTAAGGATGAAAATGCTTCATCGGTATATGAGATGTATTATAACTTTGAAGAGGCGGTTTCAAAGATTGCCGGACATCGTATTCTGGCACTTAACCGCGGCGAAAAAGAAAAAATCCTTACGGTCAAAGTGATGGCCCCGGAAGATGATATCTTACGATCTCTGGAGCACAAAGTGATTGTACATGATAATCCGAACACAACGCCAGTTCTGAAAACCACAATTGCAGATGCCTACACGCGTCTGATTGCTCCTGCTATCGAGCGTGAAGTTCGAAGTGAACTGACAGAAAAGGCGGAAGACGGGGCGATTAAGGTATTCGGTAAGAATCTCGAGCAGCTGCTGATGCAGCCCCCGATCGAAGGACATGTTGTTCTGGGATGGGATCCGGCATTTAGAACGGGCTGTAAACTGGCTGTTGTGGATTCTACTGGAAAAGTGCTGGATACAAAAGTTGTATATCCGACTGCACCGACGAATGAGACTAAGATCCGTGCGGCAAAAGAGGCTGTGATCAATATGATCAAAAAATATAACATTACACTTATTTCTGTCGGAAACGGAACAGCCTCCAGAGAGTCGGAACAGGTGATTGTAGATATGCTAAAAGAGATAAAAGAGCCTGTACAGTATGTGATTACAAACGAGGCGGGTGCATCTGTTTATTCCGCAAGTAAACTGGCAACAGAGGAATTTCCAAATTTCGATGTTGGGCAGAGAAGTGCAGCATCTATTGCAAGACGTGTGCAGGATCCTCTTGCAGAACTGGTAAAGATAGATCCGAAGTCGATCGGTGTCGGTCAGTATCAGCACGATATGAATCAGAAAAAGCTTGGAGAAGCCCTCACCGGCGTCGTAGAGGACTGTGTTAATAAAGTCGGAGTTGATTTGAATACAGCTTCCGCTCCGCTGATGGAATATATTTCTGGAATCAGCAAAACAGTTGCAAAAAACATCGTAGAATACCGCGAAAAGAATGGCAAATTTACGAACCGCAGGCAGCTTTTAAAGGTTAGCAAACTTGGACCGAAGGCATATGAGCAGTGTGCGGGATTTATGAGAATTAATGATGGAACGAATCCTCTGGATGCGTCAAGCGTACACCCGGAAAGTTATGAGGCAGTCGAAAAGCTGTTTGACAAACTTGGCCTTCAGACGGAACAGATTCTGGACGGAACGGCTTTATACTTCATACCGGACTATAAGAAGATGGCAAAGGATCTGGGTATCGGCGAAATTACACTTAGAGATATTGTAAATGAACTGAAAAAACCCGGTCGTGATCCCAGAGATGAGATGCCAAAACCAATTCTTCGCACTGATGTATTAGAGATGAAAGATCTGAAGGAGGGGATGATCCTGAAAGGGACCGTCAGAAACGTCATAGATTTCGGGGCTTTTGTGGATATCGGCGTACACCAGGACGGACTGGTGCATATCTCTCAGATCTCAAAGAGATACATCAAACATCCGCTTGAAGTAGTCAGCGTTGGAGATATTGTGGAAGTAAAGGTAATATCCATAGATCTTTTGAAAAACAGAATCGGGCTTAGCATGATCATCTGA
- a CDS encoding aminopeptidase yields MSDNNAWNTYDEAQKVKVNVLAEEYKNYISNAKTERECVTLAIEEAEKKGFKNLDDKIKNKEALKPGDKIYAQFMGKSMLFAVIGQDPIEDGMNILGAHIDSPRLDIKQNPLYEDTEMVLLDTHYYGGVKKYQWVALPLALHGVVVKRDGTKVQISIGEKEDDPVFCITDLLIHLAGEQMEKKAKDVIEGEALDVLIGSQPLKGEEKDAVKQNILKILKENYQIEEEDFISAEIEVVPAGKARDCGFDRSMILGYGQDDRVCAYTSLLAILEAENLKRTGICLLVDKEEIGSVGATGMKSRFFENTIAEIMNLTGEYSELALRRALKNCCMLSSDVSAAFDPNYASAFEKRNAAYFGKGLVFNKYTGSRGKGGSNDANAEYLAKIRKVLNDDKVMFQTAELGKVDVGGGGTIAYILAEYGMEVVDSGVAVLNMHAPFEITSKADVYEAYKGYTSFLKDIR; encoded by the coding sequence ATGAGTGATAATAATGCATGGAATACTTATGATGAAGCTCAGAAAGTGAAAGTAAATGTGTTGGCGGAGGAATATAAAAACTATATTTCTAATGCAAAAACAGAACGTGAATGCGTAACCCTTGCAATTGAGGAAGCTGAGAAAAAGGGCTTTAAAAATCTTGACGATAAGATAAAGAATAAAGAAGCTCTGAAACCAGGCGACAAAATTTATGCACAATTTATGGGAAAATCAATGTTATTTGCCGTAATCGGACAGGATCCGATCGAAGATGGCATGAATATTCTGGGAGCGCATATTGACTCCCCCAGACTGGATATTAAGCAGAATCCGCTCTACGAAGATACCGAAATGGTTCTCCTTGACACCCATTATTACGGCGGGGTAAAGAAGTATCAGTGGGTTGCCCTTCCACTTGCTCTCCATGGCGTGGTAGTGAAAAGAGACGGTACAAAGGTTCAGATATCCATTGGCGAAAAAGAGGATGATCCGGTCTTTTGCATCACAGACCTTCTGATCCATCTTGCAGGCGAACAGATGGAGAAAAAGGCAAAAGATGTGATCGAAGGGGAAGCGTTGGATGTTCTCATCGGGAGTCAGCCGCTTAAAGGCGAAGAAAAAGATGCTGTAAAGCAAAACATATTAAAAATCTTAAAGGAAAATTATCAAATCGAAGAGGAGGACTTCATTTCCGCTGAAATCGAAGTTGTCCCCGCGGGTAAGGCCAGAGATTGTGGCTTTGACAGAAGCATGATCCTGGGCTATGGACAGGATGACAGAGTTTGTGCCTATACATCCCTTCTCGCAATTCTTGAAGCAGAGAATCTCAAGAGAACGGGAATCTGTCTGCTGGTCGACAAAGAAGAGATCGGAAGCGTCGGTGCAACGGGAATGAAATCTAGGTTCTTCGAGAACACGATCGCTGAAATTATGAACCTTACAGGTGAGTATTCCGAGCTGGCACTCCGCAGGGCTTTGAAAAACTGCTGTATGCTTTCATCTGATGTGAGTGCTGCCTTCGACCCGAATTATGCATCTGCATTTGAAAAGAGAAATGCCGCATATTTTGGGAAAGGACTGGTATTCAACAAATACACAGGTTCCCGTGGAAAAGGTGGATCTAACGATGCAAATGCGGAATATCTGGCAAAAATACGTAAAGTGTTAAATGATGACAAGGTGATGTTCCAGACTGCAGAACTTGGAAAAGTAGATGTCGGGGGCGGTGGAACCATTGCTTATATATTGGCTGAATATGGAATGGAAGTTGTTGACAGTGGTGTGGCTGTTCTGAATATGCATGCGCCATTTGAGATTACCAGCAAGGCTGATGTGTATGAAGCCTATAAAGGATACACTTCATTTTTAAAAGACATTAGATAG